A window of the uncultured Cohaesibacter sp. genome harbors these coding sequences:
- the trmB gene encoding tRNA (guanosine(46)-N7)-methyltransferase TrmB codes for MTSATNDKPRFRPSQSRLLDEPIATAFFGRRKGKPISPTQQALMDDLLPRISLNPARPVDDVASLFAHKPAEIWMEIGFGGGEHIVRQAKSNPDVGLIGCEPFVNGVVKALVQMREQDVGNIRVYDEDAAHILDWLPTASLDRLFLLYPDPWHKKRHWKRRFVSDANLERFIRVLKPGALFRFASDIEPYVNWTLNHVERFDAFEEIDATPEKRLEAWPDWQTTRYEEKAFREGRRPHYLTFRRK; via the coding sequence ATGACTTCTGCCACCAACGACAAACCACGGTTCCGTCCGTCCCAGTCCCGTCTCCTTGATGAACCGATCGCGACGGCCTTCTTCGGTCGCCGGAAGGGCAAGCCGATCAGCCCGACACAGCAGGCCCTGATGGATGACCTGTTGCCCCGGATCAGTCTCAATCCAGCCAGACCCGTCGACGATGTAGCGTCGCTGTTCGCTCACAAACCGGCAGAGATCTGGATGGAAATCGGATTTGGTGGTGGTGAGCATATCGTTCGGCAGGCGAAATCGAACCCGGACGTCGGCCTGATCGGATGCGAGCCGTTCGTCAATGGCGTGGTCAAGGCACTTGTGCAGATGCGCGAGCAGGATGTCGGCAACATCCGCGTCTATGACGAAGATGCGGCCCATATTCTCGACTGGCTGCCCACCGCGTCCCTTGACCGGCTATTCCTACTCTACCCAGACCCTTGGCACAAGAAGCGCCACTGGAAGCGGCGCTTTGTCTCGGACGCCAATCTCGAGCGCTTCATCCGCGTTCTCAAACCGGGTGCCCTGTTCCGCTTTGCCTCCGATATCGAACCCTATGTCAACTGGACGCTGAACCATGTCGAGCGTTTCGATGCGTTTGAAGAGATTGATGCCACACCGGAAAAACGACTTGAAGCATGGCCGGACTGGCAAACAACCCGCTATGAAGAAAAAGCATTTCGCGAAGGGCGCAGACCGCATTATCTGACCTTCCGGCGCAAATAG
- the lnt gene encoding apolipoprotein N-acyltransferase, with protein sequence MPFFVSTLLLMDGWRRLAVAFIAGILASFAQFPFGWFPLLWLSVPVLVWLLDSASLGQSVRQAAFSMARVGWMFGFGFFLCTFYWLGAAFLVEADKYAWAMPLAVVVLPAGLALFWGLATGLSAYVWSASPHRILWLGLLLALVEWLRGVVFTGLPWGGFGPALVSNDIMMQALSVVGPNTMALFSVILFALPVCLVSEARFRSLGRMLAGVICVLFLAQLGFGFYRTSLPTTIAEAAPTVRLVQPNIPQTEKWKFENRSWIFNRLLALTSLDAADTPVEPVDMVFWPESALPFFLMEQSGALAAIKSSLPPGAGLVTGALRRDPELRLADEIYNSVYQLGTDGTILAAYDKLHLVPFGEYLPMQSLLAKMGLEQLAAQKSGFTSGTKGIFLEDSKLGNILPLICFEVAFSGELLKRVDGADIIVNVTNDAWFGNSIGPWQHLHIAKMRAVETGLPLLRIANTGISAVIDGRGRVLKQLNLGTEGVVQTKTPSKLSSTIYSQFGNLIFFTICALIILATISISIKFRKD encoded by the coding sequence ATGCCCTTTTTTGTTTCCACCCTTTTGCTGATGGATGGATGGCGCAGACTGGCTGTGGCCTTCATCGCCGGCATTCTTGCGAGCTTTGCGCAGTTTCCCTTCGGGTGGTTTCCGCTTTTGTGGCTGTCGGTGCCGGTTCTTGTGTGGCTGCTCGATTCTGCTTCGCTTGGCCAGTCTGTCCGGCAGGCCGCCTTCAGCATGGCGCGCGTTGGCTGGATGTTCGGGTTCGGCTTTTTCCTTTGCACCTTCTACTGGCTCGGTGCGGCCTTTCTGGTGGAAGCTGACAAGTACGCCTGGGCCATGCCATTGGCGGTGGTTGTTCTTCCGGCCGGGCTGGCGCTGTTCTGGGGACTTGCAACCGGATTGAGTGCCTATGTCTGGTCAGCCTCCCCGCACCGCATCCTCTGGCTGGGACTTCTGCTGGCTCTCGTGGAGTGGTTGCGCGGCGTTGTCTTCACCGGACTTCCCTGGGGCGGTTTCGGGCCCGCCCTCGTCTCGAATGACATCATGATGCAGGCGCTTTCTGTCGTTGGCCCAAACACGATGGCGCTGTTTTCCGTCATTCTGTTTGCGTTGCCGGTCTGCCTTGTCAGTGAAGCCCGTTTCCGCTCGCTTGGCAGGATGCTCGCCGGTGTTATCTGTGTGCTGTTTCTGGCTCAGCTGGGTTTCGGCTTTTACCGCACGAGCCTGCCCACGACGATTGCCGAAGCTGCCCCGACTGTCCGTCTGGTGCAGCCCAACATTCCGCAGACCGAAAAGTGGAAGTTCGAGAACCGGTCCTGGATTTTCAATCGACTTCTGGCCCTGACCTCGCTTGATGCTGCGGATACGCCTGTCGAGCCGGTCGACATGGTATTCTGGCCAGAATCAGCGCTTCCCTTCTTCCTGATGGAGCAATCTGGAGCGCTCGCTGCCATCAAATCCTCTTTGCCACCGGGGGCCGGTCTTGTAACCGGGGCCTTGCGGCGCGATCCGGAGCTTCGTCTGGCGGATGAAATCTACAACTCCGTGTATCAGCTCGGGACGGACGGGACGATCCTTGCCGCCTACGACAAGCTCCACCTTGTCCCGTTTGGCGAGTATCTGCCCATGCAATCTCTGCTGGCAAAAATGGGTTTGGAACAGTTGGCCGCGCAGAAATCAGGTTTTACAAGCGGAACGAAAGGTATTTTTCTAGAAGATTCCAAGCTGGGGAACATTCTTCCACTGATTTGTTTCGAAGTCGCATTCTCCGGAGAGTTGTTGAAGCGTGTCGATGGCGCCGACATCATCGTTAACGTTACCAATGATGCATGGTTTGGTAACAGCATTGGTCCTTGGCAACATCTGCATATTGCCAAGATGCGCGCGGTGGAAACTGGATTGCCTCTGTTACGCATTGCGAATACAGGCATTTCCGCTGTTATCGATGGACGTGGGCGCGTGTTGAAGCAACTTAATCTGGGAACTGAAGGAGTAGTGCAGACCAAAACTCCGAGCAAACTGTCGTCGACTATTTATTCGCAATTTGGCAACCTTATTTTCTTTACAATTTGTGCATTAATAATTTTAGCAACTATAAGTATATCCATAAAATTCCGTAAGGATTGA
- the ybeY gene encoding rRNA maturation RNase YbeY, whose product MPDTSDGELSKDFLIEAKAWNDLDGLEMLIAFSLDAAYNHVVREEGIRFLPTCEISLVFVDDEAIRVLNAEHRGKDKATNVLSFPQDEDAEVFGPMLGDVVFAYETILREADEMGLAISAHLTHLCIHGFLHLLGYDHIESDEADKMESVEIAILAQLGLENPYEGTVVSDMLD is encoded by the coding sequence ATGCCCGACACCTCCGATGGTGAGCTGAGCAAGGACTTCCTGATCGAGGCCAAAGCCTGGAACGATCTTGACGGTCTTGAAATGCTGATCGCCTTTTCCCTCGATGCCGCCTATAATCATGTGGTCCGGGAGGAAGGCATTCGCTTTTTGCCAACCTGCGAAATCTCGCTGGTGTTCGTGGACGATGAGGCGATCCGGGTGCTCAATGCAGAGCACCGCGGCAAGGACAAGGCAACCAACGTGCTGTCCTTTCCTCAGGATGAAGATGCAGAGGTCTTTGGCCCCATGCTCGGAGACGTGGTTTTCGCCTATGAGACCATTTTGCGAGAAGCCGATGAAATGGGACTTGCAATCTCGGCTCATCTGACACATCTCTGTATTCATGGTTTCTTACATTTGCTTGGTTACGATCACATAGAGTCCGATGAAGCAGACAAGATGGAAAGCGTTGAAATCGCCATCCTTGCGCAGCTGGGCCTTGAAAACCCTTATGAGGGTACGGTCGTTTCGGACATGCTGGATTGA
- a CDS encoding hemolysin family protein codes for MNDPDPSQPASSHMNGSAVAASSNAQSNGETSLHEGSWLQRLTQSFVAKLPNTSLRTQMEGALAEESGDDAFSAEEKAMLRNILALREMRVDDVMVPRADIDAVEHDISLGTLLAVYEDVGHSRLPVYRETLDDPVGMVHIKDVLGLMTQESGIGPVEDSREGSSALDSMEGADAASNDRAEEQSDEPAASNRPGNLDNVDLDRPLKDLGLIRDVLFVPPSMPAVDLMASMRAARTQMALVIDEYGGTDGLVSLEDVVETVVGDIEDEHDDESEVFIAEAGPNLFIADAKADLDDVVETIGVPLPIDEEDRDDVDTLGGFIFTLIGRIPVRGELISVSEGLEFEIMEADRRRIRRVKIRLKPTKKPIKRPVALTRSATDEPQGAAHPEEANASPEAPADDHT; via the coding sequence ATGAACGACCCTGACCCTTCTCAACCGGCTTCCTCCCACATGAACGGCAGCGCTGTTGCCGCGTCTTCGAACGCCCAATCAAACGGCGAGACATCCCTTCACGAAGGCAGCTGGCTCCAGCGCCTCACGCAAAGCTTTGTCGCCAAACTCCCCAACACCTCGCTCAGAACGCAGATGGAAGGCGCTCTGGCCGAAGAGAGTGGCGATGATGCCTTTTCCGCCGAAGAAAAGGCGATGCTCCGCAACATTCTGGCGCTGAGGGAAATGCGCGTCGACGACGTGATGGTACCGCGCGCGGACATTGATGCGGTCGAGCATGATATTTCCCTTGGCACTCTGCTTGCCGTCTATGAGGATGTGGGACACTCCCGTCTTCCGGTCTATCGGGAAACTCTCGATGATCCGGTGGGTATGGTTCACATCAAGGATGTGCTCGGCCTGATGACCCAGGAGAGCGGCATCGGCCCTGTCGAGGATAGCCGCGAGGGCAGCTCCGCGCTCGATTCCATGGAAGGAGCAGACGCCGCATCTAATGATCGAGCAGAAGAGCAATCCGATGAACCCGCGGCCAGCAACCGGCCTGGAAATCTTGACAATGTGGATCTTGACCGTCCTCTCAAGGATCTCGGTCTCATTCGTGACGTTCTGTTCGTCCCCCCCTCCATGCCTGCGGTTGACCTGATGGCCAGCATGCGGGCTGCACGCACCCAGATGGCACTGGTCATTGATGAATATGGCGGCACGGACGGGCTTGTCAGCCTTGAGGATGTGGTGGAAACGGTCGTTGGCGACATCGAGGACGAGCACGACGACGAGAGCGAGGTTTTCATCGCCGAGGCAGGCCCGAACCTGTTCATCGCCGATGCCAAGGCCGATCTTGACGATGTGGTCGAAACCATCGGCGTTCCGCTGCCCATCGATGAGGAGGACCGTGATGACGTGGACACCCTGGGCGGTTTCATCTTCACATTGATCGGTCGCATTCCTGTTCGCGGCGAGCTGATCTCAGTGTCCGAGGGTCTCGAATTTGAAATCATGGAAGCGGACCGGCGGCGCATCCGTCGCGTCAAGATCCGGCTCAAACCCACGAAAAAGCCGATCAAGCGTCCTGTCGCCCTGACACGCTCCGCAACCGACGAGCCACAAGGTGCTGCCCACCCCGAAGAGGCCAATGCCAGCCCGGAAGCCCCGGCAGACGATCACACGTGA
- a CDS encoding helix-turn-helix transcriptional regulator — protein MASKKAPNPIDVYVGSRVRLRRMMLSMSQEKLGEHLGITFQQIQKYEKGTNRIGASRLQHIATVLEVPVSFFFEDAPGTPQEAAGLAESKSENYVIDFLSSSEGLQLNRAFVQIKDQKVRRKIVELVREIAGEHAES, from the coding sequence ATGGCCAGTAAAAAAGCACCAAACCCGATCGACGTCTATGTAGGGAGTCGCGTTCGGCTCCGTCGGATGATGCTCTCCATGAGCCAAGAAAAATTGGGCGAGCACCTCGGTATTACATTCCAGCAGATCCAGAAGTACGAAAAAGGCACGAACCGCATCGGCGCCAGCCGTCTGCAGCATATTGCTACCGTGCTGGAAGTACCTGTGTCCTTCTTCTTTGAAGATGCGCCTGGCACTCCTCAGGAAGCTGCCGGCCTTGCTGAATCGAAATCTGAAAACTACGTAATCGATTTTCTGTCTTCTTCCGAAGGACTTCAGCTCAACCGAGCTTTTGTTCAGATCAAGGACCAGAAAGTACGGCGCAAGATTGTCGAACTGGTTCGCGAGATCGCAGGCGAACACGCAGAAAGCTGA
- the nusA gene encoding transcription termination factor NusA — protein sequence MAISANRLELLQIADAVAREKSIDRMIVIGAMEDAIRKAAHSRYGQETDIRATINPRTGETRLERLLEVVEVVEDYSTQIALVDAQVKHPEAKLGDTIADLLPPLEFGRISAQSAKQVIVQKVREAERDHQYEEFKDRLNEIVNGQVKRVEYGNVTVDLSGSEAIVRRDELIAREAFRPGDRIRAIIYDVRREQRGPQVFLSRTHPQFMAKLFAQEVPEIYDGIITIKSVARDPGSRAKIAVLSSDSSIDPVGACVGMRGSRVQAVVNELQGEKIDIIPWSEDPATFIVNALQPAEVAKVVLDEDSERIEVVVPNDQLSLAIGRRGQNVRLASQLTGWDIDIMTEEEESERRQKEFNERAELFMNALDVDDIVAQLLASEGFTSIEEVAYVDLSEVADIEGFDEETAQELQARANEYLEAEAAKLNDERIALGVSDDLLEISGLTLGMLVALGKDDIKTIEDLAGCATDDLVGWTERQNGEVKRFKGALSDFDISRQEAEDIVMLTRVAAGWIDPSELLSEEEAAEYEQMEASEAEDDAEGEVVSESVESVEEKA from the coding sequence ATGGCCATCAGTGCAAACCGTCTTGAGCTTCTGCAAATCGCAGATGCCGTGGCGCGAGAAAAATCGATTGATCGGATGATCGTGATTGGCGCCATGGAAGACGCCATCCGCAAGGCGGCTCATTCCCGCTATGGTCAGGAAACCGATATCCGCGCGACCATCAATCCGCGCACCGGTGAGACCCGGCTTGAGCGCCTTCTGGAAGTGGTTGAGGTCGTGGAGGATTATTCGACCCAGATCGCTCTGGTCGATGCGCAGGTGAAGCATCCGGAAGCCAAGCTTGGCGACACCATCGCCGACCTGTTGCCGCCACTGGAATTCGGCCGCATCTCCGCACAGTCTGCCAAGCAGGTCATCGTGCAGAAAGTGCGCGAAGCAGAACGCGATCACCAGTACGAAGAATTCAAGGACCGTCTGAATGAAATCGTCAACGGACAGGTCAAGCGCGTGGAATATGGCAACGTCACCGTCGATCTGTCGGGCAGCGAAGCCATCGTACGCCGCGACGAGCTGATCGCCCGTGAGGCCTTCCGCCCCGGCGACCGCATTCGCGCCATCATCTATGACGTCCGCCGCGAACAGCGTGGGCCGCAGGTCTTCCTGTCCCGGACCCATCCGCAGTTCATGGCGAAATTGTTTGCACAGGAAGTCCCGGAAATCTATGATGGCATCATCACCATCAAATCGGTTGCCCGCGACCCCGGCTCACGCGCCAAGATCGCCGTGCTTTCTTCCGACAGCTCGATCGACCCGGTCGGTGCCTGTGTCGGTATGCGAGGCTCCCGCGTTCAGGCGGTGGTGAACGAACTGCAGGGTGAGAAGATCGACATCATCCCGTGGTCCGAAGATCCCGCCACCTTCATCGTCAACGCGCTGCAGCCTGCCGAAGTGGCCAAGGTCGTGCTTGATGAAGACAGCGAGCGCATCGAAGTGGTGGTGCCCAACGACCAGTTGTCTTTGGCAATCGGCCGTCGTGGCCAGAATGTGCGTCTTGCTTCCCAGCTGACCGGCTGGGACATCGACATCATGACCGAAGAAGAAGAATCCGAGCGTCGCCAGAAGGAATTCAACGAACGCGCCGAATTGTTCATGAATGCGTTGGATGTGGATGATATCGTTGCGCAGCTGCTCGCCTCCGAAGGCTTCACCTCGATCGAGGAAGTCGCCTATGTGGACCTGAGCGAAGTGGCTGACATCGAAGGCTTTGACGAGGAAACCGCTCAGGAGCTGCAGGCGCGCGCCAACGAATATCTCGAGGCGGAAGCCGCCAAGCTCAACGACGAACGCATCGCGCTTGGCGTATCCGACGATCTTCTTGAGATCTCCGGCCTGACCCTTGGCATGCTGGTTGCCCTCGGCAAGGACGACATCAAGACCATCGAGGATCTTGCCGGTTGCGCCACGGACGACCTGGTTGGCTGGACCGAACGGCAGAATGGCGAAGTCAAGCGCTTCAAGGGCGCCCTGTCCGACTTCGACATTTCCCGTCAGGAAGCCGAAGACATCGTCATGCTGACCCGCGTTGCTGCAGGCTGGATCGATCCATCCGAGCTGCTCAGCGAGGAAGAGGCAGCCGAATATGAACAGATGGAGGCGAGTGAGGCAGAGGACGACGCCGAGGGCGAAGTTGTCTCCGAAAGCGTCGAATCTGTTGAAGAGAAGGCCTGA
- a CDS encoding RNA-binding protein has translation MPRKSEETTRQCLVTRDVLPKADMVRFVMAPDGQVVPDLKMRLPGRGVWVMARYETVEQAVQKGLFARGFKQKVQCDDGLADLIAGQMESACLSSLSMTRKAGQILTGFAKVESAIAQGEAKGLLHAADAAEDGQKKLAQAVRRRYGSDGELPVIRRFSAEALSAALGQGNVVHAALLAGSASKSFLKQVAMLETYLRPHKRDSGSALPERSAAHASEGGNEGY, from the coding sequence GTGCCGCGTAAGAGCGAAGAGACGACCAGACAATGCCTGGTCACGCGGGATGTCCTTCCCAAGGCAGACATGGTCCGTTTTGTCATGGCGCCGGATGGACAGGTGGTTCCGGATCTCAAGATGCGATTACCCGGACGGGGTGTCTGGGTGATGGCTCGCTATGAAACCGTCGAGCAGGCCGTTCAGAAAGGCCTCTTTGCCCGGGGTTTCAAACAAAAAGTGCAATGCGACGACGGCTTGGCTGATTTGATCGCCGGACAGATGGAAAGTGCTTGTCTTTCCTCGCTGTCCATGACACGCAAGGCAGGTCAGATCCTAACCGGATTTGCCAAGGTCGAAAGCGCGATTGCACAGGGTGAGGCGAAAGGCCTCTTGCACGCGGCCGATGCCGCAGAGGATGGACAGAAAAAATTGGCCCAGGCGGTGCGGCGCCGATATGGCAGCGATGGTGAATTGCCGGTAATTCGCCGTTTCAGCGCCGAGGCTCTCAGCGCAGCCCTGGGTCAGGGCAATGTGGTACATGCAGCTTTGCTGGCAGGGTCTGCCAGCAAGAGCTTTCTCAAACAGGTCGCAATGCTGGAAACCTATCTGCGGCCACACAAACGAGATTCAGGCAGCGCGTTACCAGAGCGGTCCGCTGCCCACGCCTCCGAGGGAGGCAACGAAGGATATTGA
- the rimP gene encoding ribosome maturation factor RimP, with amino-acid sequence MAESSQMEAGQEPRLFGEKGLEARIASIVEPVIIDLGFDLVRVRITGQHGCTVQIMAEATDGTMSIDGCEAVSKAVSPVLDVEDPIDGEYNLEISSPGVDRPLVRRRDFVAWAGHEAKIELSVPIDGRRRYRGMLDGVDGEDLKIVLPDAPQGSDPNVRVPLTDLSEAKLVMNDKLLELALKAQPVDDAAELEEDAADRQE; translated from the coding sequence ATGGCAGAAAGCAGTCAAATGGAAGCAGGGCAAGAGCCGCGGCTTTTCGGCGAGAAGGGACTTGAAGCCCGGATCGCCAGCATCGTCGAGCCGGTGATCATCGATCTCGGGTTTGATCTGGTGCGTGTCAGGATTACCGGACAGCATGGCTGCACGGTGCAGATCATGGCCGAAGCCACGGATGGTACCATGTCGATTGATGGCTGCGAGGCTGTCAGCAAGGCCGTTTCTCCCGTGCTTGACGTGGAAGACCCGATCGACGGCGAGTATAATCTGGAGATTTCCTCTCCGGGCGTTGATCGTCCGCTGGTTCGCCGGCGCGACTTTGTTGCATGGGCTGGCCATGAAGCAAAAATCGAATTGTCGGTCCCCATCGACGGGCGCCGCCGCTATCGCGGCATGCTCGACGGGGTCGATGGAGAAGACCTGAAGATTGTACTGCCTGATGCACCGCAGGGAAGCGATCCCAACGTGCGGGTGCCTCTTACGGACTTGTCCGAGGCAAAACTGGTAATGAATGACAAATTGCTGGAGCTGGCGCTGAAAGCGCAGCCGGTAGATGATGCCGCAGAACTTGAGGAAGACGCGGCTGACAGGCAAGAATAG
- a CDS encoding PhoH family protein encodes MGHIVLSYDDNRLAADLFGEYDQNLARIEQKLNIEAIARGNRVTIKGPGDLCDLAKMVLDSLYHRLQEGDVIEQADVDGAIRMAQAADEQLMLPEVVPERSEGAGKMHFAQIATRKKKLTARTATQDAYIRAMDRADLIFGTGPAGTGKTYLAVAYAAMLLERGVVERIILSRPAVEAGERLGFLPGDMKEKVDPYLRPLYDALYDMMPPDKVERELEAKIIEIAPLAFMRGRTLSNSVVILDEAQNTTSMQMKMFLTRLGENSKMIVTGDPSQIDLPSGEQSGLVQAMELLSDIPSIVRVQFTAEDVVRHELVMRIVNAYDEDSRRRAQARRVLKRERTRNIDAEERLSNLDFEHPDMLAAYPEEGES; translated from the coding sequence ATGGGCCATATTGTGCTGTCCTATGACGACAACCGTCTGGCTGCCGACTTGTTCGGGGAATATGACCAGAATCTCGCCCGCATCGAGCAGAAGCTGAACATCGAAGCCATCGCACGGGGCAACCGGGTCACCATCAAGGGGCCGGGCGACCTTTGTGATCTGGCCAAGATGGTGCTTGATTCGCTCTATCACAGGCTTCAGGAAGGCGATGTCATCGAGCAGGCCGATGTGGATGGTGCCATTCGCATGGCCCAGGCCGCCGATGAACAGCTGATGCTGCCAGAGGTCGTTCCGGAACGCAGCGAAGGCGCGGGCAAGATGCACTTTGCCCAGATCGCCACCCGCAAGAAGAAACTGACCGCCCGCACCGCGACGCAGGACGCTTACATTCGCGCGATGGACCGCGCCGACCTGATCTTCGGCACCGGGCCTGCCGGGACCGGCAAGACCTATCTCGCTGTCGCCTATGCCGCGATGCTGCTAGAGCGGGGCGTCGTCGAACGCATCATCCTGTCGCGACCGGCCGTTGAAGCCGGTGAACGCCTCGGCTTCCTGCCCGGCGACATGAAGGAAAAGGTCGATCCCTATCTCCGCCCGCTCTATGACGCCCTCTATGACATGATGCCGCCGGACAAGGTGGAACGGGAGCTTGAGGCCAAGATCATCGAGATCGCGCCGCTCGCCTTCATGCGTGGTCGAACCCTGTCGAACTCGGTGGTCATTCTCGATGAGGCCCAGAACACGACATCGATGCAGATGAAGATGTTCCTCACGCGCCTTGGCGAGAATTCCAAGATGATCGTCACGGGCGACCCGAGCCAGATCGACTTGCCCAGCGGTGAGCAATCCGGCCTCGTGCAGGCGATGGAACTGCTCAGCGACATTCCCTCGATCGTCCGTGTCCAGTTCACCGCCGAGGACGTGGTGCGCCACGAGCTGGTCATGCGCATCGTCAATGCCTATGACGAGGATTCAAGACGCAGAGCTCAGGCCCGCCGGGTTCTGAAACGCGAGCGCACACGCAACATCGATGCTGAAGAGCGGTTGTCCAATCTGGATTTCGAGCATCCAGACATGCTCGCGGCCTACCCCGAAGAGGGAGAGTCCTGA